CGCGCGGTGTGGGGACGGGGAGCCCTCGCGGATGCCGATCCCGACGCCCGCGCCTGACTCGATGATCACTCCGAAGGACCGCGTGTCAGAGGGCCGATTGGCCCCTGCGGGGGGACGATGAGGTCCTTGCGGGGCGTGTTCTGGCGTGGTGTCTGGAGGTAGGGCGCAACAGCGTCGTGCGGCGAATCCCGGCCCGGCCCGGCCCGGCCCGGCTCGGCGAGTGGAGTGGGAACGGATCGTCGCGGCGCCGGCAGAAGCGGCAATCCGCTCGGCTGGGTACCCGACGGCTGGGACCTGTCGCATCGGCAGCACGTGAGGAGGATGCCATGGCACCGCGACTGGATGAGAAGACGGTGGCGAAACTGGTGGCCGAGGCCACGACGGCTCCGTCCATGCACAACGCCCAGCCGTGGCGCTTCCGCTTCCTGACCGGCGAACGTCTCGTGCTGCTCTACGCCGATCCCGAGCGGGCCATGCCCCGCTCGGATCCGGACAGCCGGGCGCTGCACATCGGCTGCGGGGCCGCACTGTTCAATCTACGGGTGGCAGCCGCGCACGCGGACCTTGTCCCCGACACGCGGCTGCTGCCCGAGCCTCAGGACCCGCTGCTGCTCGCCGCCGTGCACCTGGCCGACCCCACGGGGCGCTTCCGGGACGACGACCTGGCCCGGCTGCACCCGGTGGTCCGGGAGCGGCACACCAGCCGCCACCCCTTCGCCGAGAAGGGCGTGCCCGAGGACGTGCGGTCCACCTTGCAGGATGCTGCCGCGCGGGAAGGGGCCGAGCTGCTCTTCCCCGGCCTGTGGCATACCGAGACCGTACTCGACCTCGTCCGTGACGCGGAAAGCCGCGACTTCATGGACGCCGAGGCCAATGAGGACCTGGTGCGCTGGACCCGGCTCGGGCCCGAGGCGGACACTGCCGTCGACGGCGTCCCCGAATACGCCTTCGGGCCTCGTAAATGGGACGGCAAGGCTCCCGTACGTGACTTCACCGGACGCCGGCCGGTAGCCGACCGCGGCACCACGACCTTTGAACACACCCCGCACCTCGCCCTGCTCAGCACCCTCGGTGACGGCCCCGCCGACTGGCTGCGCGCCGGGCAGGCACTCGAACGCGTCCTGCTGGAGGCCACCCTGGTCGACCTGGCCACCTCCCTGACCTCCCACGCCCTGGAGGACCGCGAGCTGCGCCTGCTTGCCCGCGACCCGGGATTGGGCGCCGGCCAGGTGCAGATGGTGCTGCGTCTGGGCTACGGTCCGCGAGGCCCGGCCACGCCCCGCCGCCCCGTGGGGGATGTCCTTGAGATCGCGTGATCAGACGCCGTGGCGGTCCGGGCGGGAAACGAGGCGCTCCGGAGTGCAGACGCCGTCCTGACGGGATCGACGACTTGTGATTATTTGCCTCTGGCCTGGGGCCGAAGTGCCCCGGGCTGGACGCTTGGCGGCCTTCGAAGACGCGCATTGCCGCGGAACGGCGAGGAGGACGCTGCCGGCGAAGCAGGCGCCCGCGTCGGCCTGATGGACCTCGCCGATGTGGATCTGCCCGCGGACGCGGACGTCTACCTGTGTGGCTCGCTGCCGTTCATGCGCGCTGTACGAGCACAGTTGCTCCAGGCCGGCATCCCCGCCCGGCACATCCGCTACGAGGTCTTCGGCCCGGACCTGTGGCTGGCCCACGCCGAGAACTGAGCGTTGGGCCTATGGCACCTGCGGTGGTTCGGGCAGACGGCCGGTCAAGGATTCGATGTACTGCCGCACCAGATCAAGATCGATGTCGGCGAGGAAGGCGGTCTCTGTGTGCCCGCCGTACTTCATCTGGCCGGCGGTCAGCGCCGGCGGAATTCCCCGGCCGCGCACCCAGGTCTTGATCTGGCGCTCGAAGGCCCACGCGTCACCGGTGAGCTCGAAGTTCCAGCGCGCGACAAGTCGCCAGCCCTGGGACACGTGTTGGGTGATGCGTTGGTCGAGGTTGGCAATGCCCCACTTCAGAGCGCGATGGCCATCATGGACGACGAGGTAGAGGTGGCCCGGCCGGGCGGGGTTGATGCCGCGCTCGGCGCAGGTCGGGCAGCCTCCCTGCGGGCCTCGGATGTTGTGCAGCGTCGGCCCAGGGGCCAGGACCGTCTCACACGTCAGGCAGCGCGCCCTCCAGGGCAGGTCCGTGCTGCCCGGATAGGGGACGAGCGGTTCGAGTCCCTTCTCCAGCATGCTGGCGATGGCCTCTGCCTCGTCGAGCCGCAGCGCGTCCGCGATCTTCTCCGAGCGGCACGACCAGCATTGGCGACCGCGGGCGCGGACCTTCGCATAGGTGGGGGTGCCGACGTGACTGCAGCGCATGCAGCGACACAACCAGGGCTGCAGCGACCCCGGATAGCCGACCAGGGGCTCCAGACCAGCCTCCGTCATCAGCTTCCGCGCGGGCTCATCGGTGACATCGCGGCCGGCACAGTTGGTGCAGCCGCCGCGCCCGTTCTGGACGTGGGACAGCTTCTTCGGCTTGATGACCCCGCAGTGGACGCATCTGGCCGACCACGGCTTGCCAGCCCCCGGATAGTCCTCGAGCGGGTCCCAGCCCCATGTGAGCATGACGGCAGCAGCCTGCGCCCCATCGCGGGTGAGCTTGGCTGCGATCTTGAGAGACCGGCAGGTCTTGTTGCAGACACCGGTTCCCTTGTTCACGACGTCGTTGTAGCGCGGCGCGCTCACCGCATTGCATGTCAGGCAGAGGCACATCCAGGGAAGTTGTGTGCCCGGGAAGGGCTCGATCGGGCGCGCTCCGCGGCTTGTCAGGGCCTCGATGGCCTCAGCTTCGGTTACCTTGCGTGGCACACGGTCCCCCTTGGCGGCGCGCCGGGCGCCATCTCTGCTTGAGGGAGATCCTATTCCAAGGAAGGTTGCAGGGCAGGGGCTGGGCGAGAACCGGGGCGGGTCGTCCCGCCCACTATCTCGCGGTTCCGGAACGCTCTCCCGCCGATGGCTGGTTGGTGTCGCCCTGGTGAAGCCGTAGAACGCTGTCCGCCTGCACCTGGCCCTGCTCCGTCCCCTCGGCGGCGGTGCGGGCCCCGCAGTTGGAGGCGTTCTACGCGTGCCGGTGTCCCCGGTTGGCGTCGAACTCGGCCCAGGCGCGTTCCCACCGCGCCATGCGCCGCACATCCAGCCGTACCCGGGCGACCCACCAGCCGCCCACTACCAGTACGCACACACCTGCCCCGGCGGCCGCGCCGAGGGCGGCTCCCTGTGACCTGGCCTGGGCGGGGGTGGGCGGTGCGGGACGGAGGCGGTCGGCGTCGTCGAGCCACACCGTGGTGTAGGAGCCCGCCTTGCTGCCCGCTGCCACTGGGGCCTCACCGGTCTTGGGGGAGCCGTCGGGGGTCGTCCACCGCACGGTCGTCCGCACGTGGTCTTCTGCCATCCCGGAGAACCGTGACGGCGTCGCGGGGGCGTCCTCGACGAGGCGCGCTGCAGTGCGATGCAGGACATGCGCCTGGTCGAGAGCGGAGCGCTCGCCCACGGCAGCCGTCACCACGCCCACCGCGGGCACCATGAGCAGGAGCAGCGCCGCTGCTGCGACGCCGATCCAGGCTTCGGCGACGTCGGAGCGCCGCTTGAGCAAGTTGCGCCGCCAGCGCCAGAGCAACACCCTGCCACCGTGTATCAGCATGTGTGCATCCCTCCGGGCATGACGGACCTGAACATCACACCGCTACGGTGACGGATCGGCGAGCGATGGCGGCAGAGACCATCGGGGTCGTCTTGGGAGGGCCGATCGGCCCTGTTGCAAGAGCCGGCCGGGCCCGGCTGCCGAAGCGCCGCCGGGCACAATGCCGTTCATGACAGACGACGTGGGCGATGGCATGGATGCTCCTCAACTGGGTGAGGCCGTGGCGCTGCTGGCGGACTTCCTTGGCGCCGAGCCGTTGACCGCGGCCATCGCCTCACTGGAGCGGGACCTGGCGGGAAGGCCCGCGAGACAGGTCGGTGACCTGGCCGCCACTCGGGGAATCAGTCCCGACCTGATGGTGGCTGCGCTGACCGTGCGTGAGAGCCTCGGCCGGCTGAACGACCTCATCCATGCGGCCGGGATCGTTTTGGCGCTGCCTCATCTCCTGGAGGAGGGGGAGGAGATCTCCGTACGTCCTTCGCTGGCTGCCGGCAACGATCCGCGCCGACCGTTCGACCTGGAGACGAACCGGCGCGTGGCCGAGTTCAAACTGGCGCGGTGGCGCGGCGCGGACGCCATGCGCAAGCGGCAGACGTTCAAGGATCTGGTCATGCTTGCCGCCGACCGCACGAGCCGGCGCGCCGAACTGTTCGTCGTCGGACCCGAGCCCGGCCGCTTCCTGCGCACCTCCAGGGCGACGGCCGCCTGGGCGCTGGACCGCACGCCGCACGCCCGCCGAGTGTTCGAGGAGTCCTTCGGCTCCCTGGACCTCTCCGTCGCGCAGTTCACCGCGCACCACGCCGGCCATGTCCGGGTCACCGACCTGTGCGACGTGCTGCCGCCCATGGTGGCAGCGGCGCTGGTGCGCTGATCACGGCCGGGCACACGGCCGGGCGTCGGTCATGCGGGTGAACGCTACGACCGGCTCCTGATGCGGTGCCCGGCCGAAGCGCCTGATGTGGGTGGGCCGGACGGTCCTGGTCGTCGCCCGTTGCACGGGACCAACAGCCCTCGGAAAAGGGACTGTTCGGCCCGAGTGCCGCCTTCTGGGGTTCGAAGAAGCTGCTTTCGAGACCGAACGGGAGGAGGCAAGGCCACGGACCGCCGCTTCCATCTGCCGGCTGCGCGTTCTCCAAATTTTGAGGCCGCAGTTGGAAGCGGTGCCTTTCCGGCTCGGTCACCGTTCGGCCGCCTGCCACACCCGTCCCGGCCGGCCGGACGTACCCGGCTTGCTCGGCGACGACGCCGAG
Above is a window of Streptomyces sp. NBC_00490 DNA encoding:
- a CDS encoding Acg family FMN-binding oxidoreductase, whose protein sequence is MAPRLDEKTVAKLVAEATTAPSMHNAQPWRFRFLTGERLVLLYADPERAMPRSDPDSRALHIGCGAALFNLRVAAAHADLVPDTRLLPEPQDPLLLAAVHLADPTGRFRDDDLARLHPVVRERHTSRHPFAEKGVPEDVRSTLQDAAAREGAELLFPGLWHTETVLDLVRDAESRDFMDAEANEDLVRWTRLGPEADTAVDGVPEYAFGPRKWDGKAPVRDFTGRRPVADRGTTTFEHTPHLALLSTLGDGPADWLRAGQALERVLLEATLVDLATSLTSHALEDRELRLLARDPGLGAGQVQMVLRLGYGPRGPATPRRPVGDVLEIA
- a CDS encoding Rv1733c family protein — protein: MLIHGGRVLLWRWRRNLLKRRSDVAEAWIGVAAAALLLLMVPAVGVVTAAVGERSALDQAHVLHRTAARLVEDAPATPSRFSGMAEDHVRTTVRWTTPDGSPKTGEAPVAAGSKAGSYTTVWLDDADRLRPAPPTPAQARSQGAALGAAAGAGVCVLVVGGWWVARVRLDVRRMARWERAWAEFDANRGHRHA
- a CDS encoding PE-PGRS family protein — encoded protein: MTDDVGDGMDAPQLGEAVALLADFLGAEPLTAAIASLERDLAGRPARQVGDLAATRGISPDLMVAALTVRESLGRLNDLIHAAGIVLALPHLLEEGEEISVRPSLAAGNDPRRPFDLETNRRVAEFKLARWRGADAMRKRQTFKDLVMLAADRTSRRAELFVVGPEPGRFLRTSRATAAWALDRTPHARRVFEESFGSLDLSVAQFTAHHAGHVRVTDLCDVLPPMVAAALVR